The following are encoded together in the Fusarium keratoplasticum isolate Fu6.1 chromosome 1, whole genome shotgun sequence genome:
- a CDS encoding DNA-directed RNA polymerase III subunit RPC3 — MLVTKHAAELCALLVNDLYGELPSRILIALLTKGRSTISQLVQHTALTPRFLRNGLAVLIQQNLLYHHTDPDTDVTSYQANADACYNLVRSGKILNIIERQYGTAERELAQTLMLLGHARIADLSHAFGSRAPKTNGQTNGDHESHDGLIESESHLNSVLVRLIRAEIVETVRPESFRNPQDVYREIKDSVTKTRPGEKSVFTKTQAQEEIQKRYRTFRDQPRVLKRQLDMSNDFSGPKRRKLTNGSAQNGHAYDDDAPRLNPNVVVRLNHSRCLVELRNQRLANFAAEMLGEVTGEVYRTVLDLLSADFSRCQPDPLIDELTAGQQTAVTTVDIFEHLDKSVNVQSGIGKTSKDKIDSESAERVRETAPDTDDDSDDSDAGPPGRKRIFDADEEDEWADDDDQNGEATNGERESKVRFEDAANGTDSRISQMRRHLLLLAESKHRFIRHCGTFGRGQWTVDFTRLMTHLRETELDAIIEQSHGRHGLRLTRILREKGKLDEKMLPSAALMKKTDVQGKMLAMQMAGIVDVQEVPKDSSRLANRTLFFWYFDKERAQTQALDDIYKAMLRCLQTLQVERHNQRNILSFVEREDVQGKEEEVMTTEHYNKYNKHLEVQSKLLGQVMRLDELVSVLRDY; from the exons ATGCTCGTA ACAAAACACGCTGCTGAGCTTTGTGCTCTCCTAGTCAACGACCTCTATGGCGAACTGCCCTCG CGTATCCTGATTGCGCTTTTGACCAAGGGCCGCTCGACGATCTCCCAACTGGTCCAACATACGGCCCTTACTCCGCGATTCTTGCGAAATGGCCTCGCCGTTCTAATCCAGCAAAATTTGCTCTATCACCATACCGACCCCGACACCGACGTCACGAGCTACCAAGCCAACGCTGATGCTTGCTACAACCTTGTGCGATCTGGCAAGATTCTGAATATTATCGAGCGCCAATATGGCACCGCAGAACGAGAGCTGGCGCAGACCCTCATGCTTCTAGGTCATGCCCGCATTGCAGACCTTTCCCACGCTTTCGGGTCCCGAGCACCCAAGACCAATGGACAAACGAACGGTGATCATGAGTCACATGATGGACTCATCGAGTCAGAAAGCCACTTGAACTCTGTTCTTGTTCGTCTCATTCGGGCCGAGATTGTCGAAACTGTCCGTCCAGAGAGCTTTCGCAACCCCCAGGATGTGTACCGCGAAATCAAGGACTCTGTCACCAAGACGCGACCAGGCGAAAAATCCGTCTTCACAAAGACCCAGGCGCAGGAGGAGATCCAAAAACGCTACCGCACCTTTAGAGACCAGCCACGGGTCCTGAAGCGTCAGCTCGATATGAGCAATGACTTTAGTGGACCCAAGAGACGGAAGCTCACGAACGGGTCGGCGCAAAATGGACATGCgtatgatgatgatgcgcCGCGTTTGAAT CCCAACGTAGTTGTCCGTCTAAATCATTCGAGATGTCTGGTCGAGCTGCGGAACCAGCGCCTGGCCAATTTTGCGGCAGAGATGCTCGGTGAGGTCACCGGCGAAGTCTATCGCACCGTCTTAGACCTCCTATCTGCCGACTTCTCGAGGTGCCAGCCAGATCCTCTGATTGATGAGCTTACCGCTGGTCAACAGACAGCAGTTACAACCGTCGATATCTTTGAACACCTTGACAAATCCGTCAACGTACAGTCTGGAATCGGCAAGACTtccaaggacaagattgATTCTGAGAGCGCCGAACGAGTTAGGGAGACAGCCCCGGACACGGATGATGACTCTGACGATTCAGATGCTGGCCCTCCAGGCCGCAAAAGGATCTTTGAcgcggacgaggaggatgagtgggcagatgacgatgatcaAAATGGCGAGGCCACCAACGGCGAGCGGGAGAGCAAGGTTAGATTCGAGGATGCTGCCAACGGCACCGATAGCCGCATCTCTCAGATGCGACGACACCTGTTACTTCTCGCAGAGAGCAAACACCGGTTCATCCGCCACTGTGGGACATTCGGTCGCGGCCAGTGGACGGTAGACTTTACCCGGCTGATGACACATCTGCGGGAGACTGAGCTCGACGCCATTATTGAGCAGTCCCATGGCCGCCACGGGCTGCGTCTGACACGCATTCTGCGAGAAAAGGGCAAGCTCGATGAGAAGATGCTTCCATCTGCTGCGCtcatgaagaagacggaTGTCCAGGGGAAAATGCTTGCGATGCAGATGGCAGGGATTGTGGATGTTCAGGAAGTGCCTAAGGATAGCAGCCGTCTGGCCAATCGCACCCTGTTCTTCTGGTATTTCGACAAGGAGCGAGCCCAGACTCAGGCCTTGGACGACATCTACAAGGCCATGCTGCGATGTCTGCAGACGCTCCAGGTAGAGCGGCACAATCAGCGGAACATTCTTTCGTTCGTGGAGCGAGAAGACGtccagggcaaggaggaggaggtcatgACGACGGAGCACTACAACAAGTACAACAAACACTTGGAGGTGCAGAGCAAGCTTCTTGGGCAGGTCATGCGGTTGGATGAGTTGGTGTCCGTTCTCCGCGACTATTAA
- a CDS encoding LsmAD domain-containing protein, whose product MVAEAKISRHSFNKPRNDKSVSNMPVTKKDGIAGGGPGGKQNGNRASFRTDSAISNNRFGNERVLQPWVPDTNDAINGSLERSGNNAGWDQFAENERLFGLTTDYDENIYTTAINKSHPQYRERIAAADRKAREIERSAPTTAHVAEERIMDYVGGDDGGDEEDKYSGVRRQDFPPLSGRENKYTPPAKRAPTAQSTVKGAPVDPAIISSQIKAPAKKQPTPVPEEPKPQTPDANKNVSAPKVDAQKAPAEAKPAEAPANSPKPAAQPANGKATETKPVDKTNAALRPSASGAGTAAPSATSTVEHDVLKEFKSFASQQRQNAEKARSNKAKADKEVKLTELKKFASSFKLSTPVPTDLVSIIAKDPVKQKEIQAKAIKNAEDVAKAKAEAATKDKTTPSKDAQTKPAGQGAPAAAATSGPSNDNRSSRAPAGTQATPPAGGQGRHPGARQQYPQQPYHAQQYRNNRGGPHVPQQQQTGMLAQRLRNVEQQKYSQASAPHQPHVPGQEMRAPPTGPASGVNSDYNRRLSGAPGHMGAKLNPNSHEFRPSPFAAAFNPNGHPSAGSSPRSSVNHVDASANNAAASGQLIRRKTKAIDVKKCYILSHIQTFTPPPGRNWDDNAGLRPAYDTLPTWRQLQDNEKPDSTMHLNYKEYFERQPFNGPALATPNPQHVVPQMPHQHQLPFHLQQGAHNMAPRGSPHMPPMQMHTPQHGPVPHPPYGNDDHRMMHSNSAQSFASPRLGNVPVAYNSPAQVPYNQPVFMPGTPQMGQFRSFSNNPQYMSPQQGQMGGPMMMQPQFIPGPQGMVPGPQMMYPGGHPQFMPPSGPQPVPGVNGYPSPGRPAAPMMAHQGSQQGQPMYGMSPNVQYNQPVFNPGQQGGPMRGGYGSPGPQHFGTSPQQGHQYGPQHRSGSTSYNKGYAGQGPHQTPQPNHAVPAANQGRPAEGSDEAK is encoded by the exons ATGGTGGCCGAGGCGAAGATATCCCGACACTCCTTTAACAAACCTCGTAACGACAAGAGCGTTTCCAACATGCCTGTCACGAAGAAGGATGGAATAGCTGGTGGCGGTCCCGGTGGGAAACAGAATG GAAACCGTGCATCTTTCCGAACCGATTCAGCTATTTCTAACAACCGCTTCGGCAATGAACGAGTTCTCCAGCCTTGGGTTCCCGACACCAACGACGCTATTAATGGCAGCCTCGAAAGGTCCGGCAACAACGCAGGTTGGGATCAGTTCGCCGAAAACGAGAGACTGTTCGGCCTCACGACAGACTACGACGAAAACATTTACACCACCGCTATCAACAAGAGCCATCCTCAATACAGGGAGCGGATAGCCGCTGCGGACAGAAAGGCCCGAGAGATTGAGCGCAGCGCACCCACTACTGCTCACGTGGCCGAGGAGCGTATCATGGACTATGTTGGTGGGGATGACggaggtgatgaggaggacaa GTACAGCGGTGTCCGCCGACAGGATTTTCCACCTCTGTCTGGACGTGAGAACAAATACACTCCACCCGCAAAGCGAGCACCCACAGCTCAGTCCACTGTCAAGGGTGCCCCTGTCGATCCTGCCATTATCTCTTCACAGATCAAAGCgcctgccaagaagcagcctaCCCCAGTGCCCGAGGAGCCGAAGCCTCAGACTCCTGATGCGAACAAGAACGTGTCTGCGCCCAAGGTCGATGCTCAGAAAGCTCCTGCCGAAGCCAAGCCTGCTGAGGCTCCGGCCAACTCACCCAAGCCCGCTGCTCAGCccgccaatggcaaggcGACGGAGACGAAGCCTGTTGACAAGACTAATGCTGCTCTGAGACCCTCCGCCAGCGGCGCCGGCACTGCCGCCCCCAGCGCAACCTCCACGGTCGAACATGACGTTCTGAAGGAATTCAAGTCGTTTGCTAGCCAACAGCGCCAGAATGCCGAGAAAGCACGAAGCAATAAGGCCAAAGCAGACAAGGAGGTCAAGTTGACCGAGTTGAAGAAGTTCGCCAGCTCCTTCAAGCTTTCTACCCCCGTGCCCACGGATTTGgtctccatcatcgccaaggacCCGGTCAAGCAGAAGGAGATTCAGGCCAAGGCGATCAAGAATGCGGAAGAcgttgccaaggccaaggccgaggctgcgACGAAGGACAAGACCACTCCATCGAAGGATGCGCAGACCAAGCCTGCGGGACAAGGTGcgccagctgctgctgcgacATCTGGCCCTTCCAACGACAACAGATCTTCTCGCGCCCCTGCCGGTACTCAGGCTACTCCTCCCgctggaggccaaggtcgtcATCCCGGAGCTCGTCAACAATATCCCCAGCAGCCCTACCATGCGCAGCAGTACCGAAACAACCGCGGAGGGCCTCACGTtccccagcagcagcagaccgGTATGCTAGCGCAGCGACTCCGTAACGTTGAGCAGCAGAAATACTCGCAGGCTTCAGCTCCCCACCAGCCTCACGTCCCTGGTCAGGAGATGCGCGCTCCCCCTACCGGACCCGCCAGCGGCGTCAACTCTGACTACAATCGACGCCTCAGCGGTGCTCCTGGCCACATGGGTGCTAAGTTGAACCCCAACAGCCACGAGTTCAGACCTAGCCCGTTTGCTGCGGCTTTCAACCCGAACGGACATCCCAGCGCAGGCTCGAGCCCCCGATCTTCCGTTAACCACGTTGATGCGTCGGCCAACaatgccgccgcctccggTCAGCTCATTCGCCGGAAGACCAAGGCTATCGATGTCAAGAAGTGCTACATCCTCTCACACATCCAGACCTTTACTCCCCCTCCAGGCCGCAACTGGGACGACAACGCTGGTCTTCGTCCCGCCTATGACACCTTGCCTACATGGCGACAGCTTCAGGACAACGAGAAGCCTGATTCTACGATGCATCTCAACTACAAGGAGTATTTCGAGCGTCAACCTTTTAACGGACCTGCGCTGGCCACTCCCAACCCGCAGCATGTCGTTCCTCAGATGCctcaccagcaccagctACCTTTCCATCTCCAGCAGGGTGCGCACAACATGGCCCCCAGGGGATCACCCCACATGCCACCTATGCAGATGCACACACCGCAGCATGGCCCCGTTCCTCACCCGCCGTACGGTAACGACGATCATAGGATGATGCATTCAAACTCGGCTCAGTCATTCGCCTCACCTCGCCTCGGCAATGTGCCTGTCGCCTACAACTCGCCAGCACAGGTGCCCTACAACCAACCCGTCTTTATGCCTGGGACGCCGCAGATGGGACAGTTCCgcagcttctccaacaaCCCTCAGTACATGTCCCCTCAGCAAGGCCAGATGGGAGGTcccatgatgatgcagcCGCAGTTCATACCTGGGCCGCAGGGAATGGTTCCTGGGCCGCAGATGATGTATCCTGGCGGCCACCCTCAATTCATGCCTCCATCTGGACCTCAGCCGGTCCCCGGCGTCAACGGATACCCCAGCCCCGGACGTCCCGccgcgccgatgatggcgcACCAGGGCTCGCAGCAGGGACAGCCCATGTATGGCATGAGCCCCAATGTCCAGTATAACCAGCCGGTCTTTAacccaggccagcaaggcGGACCAA TGAGAGGGGGCTACGGCAGCCCTGGGCCTCAGCATTTTGGAACCAGCCCTCAGCAGGGACACCAATATGGCCCTCAACACCGAAGCGGCAGCACCAGCTACAACAAGGGCTATGCGGGCCAGGGACCTCATCAGACGCCCCAGCCCAACCATGCGGTGCCCGCCGCGAACCAAGGTCGACCTGCTGAGGGGTCGGATGAGGCCAAATAA